In Triticum aestivum cultivar Chinese Spring chromosome 5B, IWGSC CS RefSeq v2.1, whole genome shotgun sequence, the following proteins share a genomic window:
- the LOC123113781 gene encoding uncharacterized protein encodes MGSRWIRPEVYPLFATTGVAVGICVMQLVRNITTNPEVRVTKQNRAAGVLENHDEGKRYSQHGVRRFWLSKRPDYMHELDNPPTDRK; translated from the exons ATGGGTTCTCGATGGATTCGACCCGAG GTGTACCCGCTGTTCGCGACGACTGGCGTGGCCGTCGGTATTTGTGTGATGCAACTTGTGCGCAATATCACCACCAACCCTGAAGTCAG GGTGACAAAGCAGAACAGGGCAGCCGGGGTGCTAGAGAATCATGATGAAGGGAAGAGGTACTCCCAACACGGGGTGCGCAGGTTCTGGCTCTCCAAGCGCCCTGACTACATGCATGAACTAGACAACCCGCCCACCGACCGGAAGTAG